The Lactuca sativa cultivar Salinas chromosome 2, Lsat_Salinas_v11, whole genome shotgun sequence genome includes the window CAAATCAATAAAAAAGGTTCCTTTCATTTGTGCTTTATTAATTCTGATGTTATTTGAAGATACTAAGGTCTGTTGATGAACATTTGTAGTTTTCTGGGGACTTTCAAATCTTGCTTTTTCACTATGATGGCCTAGTTACAGAGTGGGATCAATACGAGTGGTCAAAGCAGGCAATACATATTAGTGTAAAGAAACAAACCAAATGGTATATCAAGTTCATTTATTTTTTCATGGTTATGACATTGTTGTTCCTATATTTAATATTGTCTTTTAATAGGTGGTATGCAAAGAGGTTTTTGCATCCAGATATTGTAGCAGCATATGAGTATATTTTCATTTGggatgaagatcttggtgttgAACACTTCAATGCCGACAAGTACTTTTCTCTTTCTCTATTCTTCATGAATTATTCATTTCAATAAGTTGTAAATTTCATTTTTTGCATCCTACTTTAGGTATATCCATTTAGTGAAGAAACACGGTTTGGATATTTCCCAACCTGGTCTTGAACCCAATAATGGATTAACTTGGCAAATGACAAAGAGGAGAGGCGATAAAGAAGTTCACAAGTAGGTtatgttttttaaatttaaaaagttgaTATACATATAATTTTCTTAAAATAGCTTCTAATTTTTTGGTCCACAGGGATACAGAAGAGAAACCAGGGTGGTGCAGTGATCCCCATTTGCCTCCATGTGCAgcgtaatctctctctctctctctctctctctctctctctctcacacacacatggtatgatttattaaatatatatatatttttttgcttTTTCACAGATTTGTAGAGATTATGGCTCCTGTATTCTCTCGGGAAGCTTGGAGGTGTGTGTGGCATATGATTCAGGtaaagatataaaaaaaaatatatagtcaTTTAACACATAAACAGAGTAATGGTAATATTGGTTTTATAATGTTGTTACAGAATGATTTGGTGCACGGATGGGGTTTGGATTTTGCACTTCGACGATGTGTAAAGGTCAGTCCATCATTTCCATTTTCTTATCATATTAACTTCAATttaaaaatcttaaaaaaaattaaaaaatgttttAATCCCACAGCCTGCACACGAGAAAATCGGGGTAGTCGATTCACAGTGGATCATTCATCAAGTCGTTCCCTCACTCGGGAGCCAGGTGAGATCAAACATCAACCCCATATTATTATATTTCGTTCATGGAAACGAAAGTAGAATGGTTTTTTCAAAGTAGAATGTTGTTGATTCAGGGTAAGTCTGAGAATGGTGAAGCTCCATGGAAGGGGGTAAGAGATAGGTGCAGAAGTGAGTGGGCATTGTTCCAAGATCGACTTGCAAATGCAGATAAAGCTTACTTCAAACAGACTGGAAGGGACTAAAATCATCTTGCTGCATACACATACACACGGACATCATGGGGTTTGTTTCTTGATCCCTTTTATTGGCGTTTTTTTTAATATGCATATTGAAGCCCGGTTTATGAGTTGAGGTGGCTTTTGTGTGTTTGCCATAGGGATCCATACTTTGTACCTTAGCCCTAGCCTATAACCACAAAATGTGAGCTTTTGTGCATAGTTTTACGATACCAAGCTTTAGATTTCGCAGAGTGTTTCGTTTTTGTTTCCGTTTGACATACGTTCTGTTTTTCTTTCTGCATGTAACGATATAGTTCATTTTCACCTTTGGTGACCCTTTTGTATAATATTGTACGTCTTGTCTTATCTTTTAAGTATTGCTTATTTGTCGAGCAATATCATAAATTCATCGAATTTGTTGTAAAATGACCTGCTGATGTTTTGACTCGGGTTGTAAGTATTAAGTAATAGTATGATTAAGTATATCTGTTGATATTGTGCAAAGATCTAGGGAAATGTGAATGTTTtactgtaaaatattgttttccaCATGACACATATTTCTCatgttaataaaaatattaataccATGTTACGATGGAAGTACTGTTCATACATAGGTGCCAAACCTCGATAAATACACTAACATCCGTCTATAGTTTTATTGGAAGTAATGGTCCAAATGTTATGACTGAAACGTGTGCAACAAAGATATAGGTGGTAAGACCGGTTGTGAGGAAGATGTGATATTGTTATTTGTTATCGAGGGTACCTTGAATGTATCATCATTGTATGTGTTTTAGTGCACTGAAGTATGTCTCACATCGGTCGTGTATAAAAGGGCACATTTGGTGAACATGTGATGAGAACGAGTGAATGTAAGATATTGAAGTGCAATCATGAAGATTCTATACAATTGGATATTCAGAGCAAGTTTGCGAGTGTCGTCCAATTTGGACTATTTACAACGAGGCGTGACATGATTTGTAGTTGAACATGTTCATACGCTCAAGAATCTCGATGACATACTTTTGTATTTAAAATCCCAAAGAAATGAGTAAGTTAACCCAAATCAGTCACTGAGTGCATTAATAAGGTGAGTGATGAATGATGATGCCATGATGAGAAAGTGAGTAAAGGAGGAGAATATATGCTACAGTATAGAGTGCCCAGCCTGAAGATAAATAGATGATGTGAGTGAATATGATAAAAGTCGATACCAATAACAAATCATGCAAAACGTTGATACTATGCATGATGGGCTTGTTTGAGAGGCTGTAAGTGTTATATATAATTAGGAAGTCTCGAATCATGAAAACACTATTGTTGATGCATAAACATAGCTTCCCGAAGGTGCATGCGAAAAAAGATTTTCTTCACGTAAAACTGGTGAATCGGCTGATATGAGACTAAGACTTGGTAAACTACAAATAGCAGTCTGTTTGACAAAGCTAAAGGTCTCATCACAGTCATTATGTAGATGCCAACACTAATCGTTTGCAACTAAACAAACTTTGTAGTGAACAAGAGAACCATCAACATTGAGCttctatttatatttatataaccaCATCCACATgtactaaaaaaaatatataaggagGTCACATGAACTAAACAATAGTTGGGGTCATGTAATGCTTGTATATATGAACTCTAACCGGGAAGATGTCATGCGCATGAAGGTTAGGCATTGGATGTGTTTGATCATGTCATGTTTGGTACGTATCATCATATGATAGGTTAGGAAAATATATAATACCATGTAAGATAAAACCGATCTCACATTAATGAAAATACAAATACAAGGTTACATTTTGAAAATTTGTAGTTTAGctattaacattttaattattttgcaaCTAGCCATTTTGAGGGTTCCTTGGATCAACTCTATTACATAAGTGGATTCCTAATGTTCTTCTCACATCATGGCATAAGTAATCAATTATTATTGTATCGGCTCAAAATCTCGCTAATTGATCTAGAGAATGATTCATCATTTTCAGTTGATTTTATTCAACGATTGACCaaaccaaaatattaataaataataaattgtacGGACTTAGATCAATTAAATCAATTTCTATGCAACGATTCGGCCCAATCAATTTATCACAAGTGCCCGAATCGATCAAAAGTTCGATTCTATTTGAACTACTCATTTTCAAATGTTATCCATATTGTTCATTCATCTCTTACAAAAAACAAGtcatttatgaatattattaGGAGAGTCCTGGAGATACAGTCTAGGCTCTTGTTCGATCCACATGGATCAAGATCAAATGAACTCAAAAGAATTATTTTTTTGCGTCTTAAATGAAATCAACGGGCTATAATGAACGGTATTTTATGAGATCAAAGAGTATGGTAAGAAATTTTGTTACATGATGAGAGTCAGAGACAATAATTttcaaatgaccaaaaacaaaattttagtaTGTGTGTAGTCAAACCAAATCAGTCAAAAACTACTTATCCAAAGAAAAATATAGTCTCTTTATTCATTAGTtccaaaataaaattatttttattatttattgataAAACTGTTCAAATCGGTAAATCATTTAAAGATAaaaaaattttctaaaaaaaatgtcttcttgAATAAAATGATGAAAAAATAGCTTTTGTGAAATTTTTCCTTAAATATCTTTGGTGAAAAAAACATTAGAATTTTTTTAATTCGCTTGTTATGTGTAATGTGTAAACTGGTAATCGACAAATTTGTTTTATTGACCCGTTCGTGATGAAACTATAATTAAGATGATTAATAGTTTGTAAATATGTTTACCTGAATAATCGTACCAATAGCTATTGTAGAAATACCTAAAAACTTATATTACTTTCATTCGCGACAATATTTATATACACATACCGTTAGTTGGAGAAGTACATTCACTTCTAGCATGTTCTTTACTTCTCTTGTTgacatttaaaattaaaataacaagaaaatcattttttaacACACAACCATCCTAAAATCGTATCCTCTGACCTTGTTTAAcctcttatttttatttatatgtatatatttttttttctgaaaaaactAAATGAAATTTTATATTTTGGAGGGGTTTAATGGAAATTAAATGGGTGTTAAGAGGGTTACATCAATTATGTGAATAtataacttattaattaatttataagtAAGAAAATTAGGTTGGTGAGTCCCAAGTCCCAAGCCAAGCTGTTTGGAGTAGCATTCAAGATGCCTTCATTCCACCAAACAAATAAGAGATATGCAAATATTTTTTAATAACTCTTGCTTCTTCCTtgagttttattttttatttttctacatTTATGTATGATATCATCTTCTCGATTAATTATGGCTACTTATTTAATCAAAACTGTCCTTTTATAGAATATTGGAGGATTTAAGAAAAAAGACTGACACACAACTGTTGCTTCTAatctaagtttttttttctttccttttttgtAACTATATTAAGAAGTCCTCATCTCACCTTCTTGCATGCTCTCGAAGCATACATGCAGAAGTATTTGTATATAATAGCTGATTTTGTTGTTTAAACAGTTATATCTTGTGCATTAAGACGTTTATGTCTTGAGAAAATATTTGATACGATTATTGTTTCATGTTATATGGCTATATGCTAAATGTATAAGAAATAAACCAATTTTTATATAAGAAATAATAAGTTTTTATGTTGAAAAGTTACATAATTTTGTATCGTTATTTTAGTGAGTAATGAGATGTTTGTTTGAATACAATTATCATTACAAAAATCAATAGCATTGATTAACTCAACAAATCAATAGTGTTGATTAAGTTAACATTTAaccgtaatatatatatatatatatatatatatatatatatatatatatatatatatatatatatatatatatatatatatatatatataattgtctaACGAATTTTCTAAACTATgtctttaaatttataatttttgtgAAACGAATcctttctaataaatgaaggtttttttgccacttgttaaattcttaagaGTTTTACCATACGTAATTTTGTAAGAGTTTTAGaattattattttccacttgtaattttttgaaaatttccattttttaaaataaaatttcatataaggaaagagaatcattctattaatttgataataaagtcTTATAAATGCTCTAAAgaagatttgatttttttttttataaatgtttgAAAAGATTACATTATGAtatgtaaaaatattattttataaaatatttaatgtttaaatattgatattaaatttttatttttaataaacccgtgtaatacatgggtctcacaactacttttctctaataaataaagaactttttgccacatgtcacactctcattgatTTGGCCACAtattattttgtggttattttcaattaatttttttttcacatgacattttatggttttttttcattttattaatttccacataatatttaaatataataattgcaataaatataataataaatgcatatcaattttattaattgaCTTCCCtctaatttcaatttttttaaattaaagtttcattagtctcatttgtttatttatctaaattatttgtttaatttaaaagaaaaacaaacaatttatttttaataattcaatatttttctattttttttcttataaattcaaacttctcaaatgtttagaattttatattttttctttaaaatgaacctatgtaatacatgagtcttacacctagttaaaatataaattaaaataggAACATTTATTGTGGGCGAATATATAATTCTGCATCATTTTAACATGATTTGTACCAACAATTttgatgaaaatataaaatatttataatcATTTAAACAATGTTTAAGACATTCACTTTTTTTGTAAAAGCATTACCATATGATATTCGATAATAGTGATTGTCGGCATGCTTCTTTCTAAAACAAAAGGGCAAATTGTAATTAAACACAACTATTTGTACTCGATTTTATTTTAGACGCTTTTAGAATCAAAATCCAATGGTTTATGTTATACGTTTATAATTTAATAAGAGAAACCATTACTTAATAAATTAGTTATCTAAAACAAAGTATACTGACACAAAAATTCTTAAGTTTTTCAAAATAGATTTTTATCCTAACATAAGTTTTTTGTGCGATAAAACCAGAACTTTgcaattttttttcttacttttGTCCTTGTTATCTGTTAGCATAGGTTTTAGATTAACATTAACTAATATTTGTAAGAAAACccctaattttataattttttttaggtttttaccTTATGTTTTTTGCCATAttattaatacaaaaaaaaaaactatttatacatgaaaaagtatttaattaaacattggatctatattttttaaatgttatttcttaatttacattttttttacctatttatatgtttttaaagtATAAATATGTTTGTTTAGAAGTGTAaatgtgtattttttttatatatatttagaaATATAGATATattttttagaagtataaatatgtatatttatgtttttttagaaatataagtatagtttttttataaatactaatatatttttagaagtacAAATACGTGTTTAAAAATATATCAACCGAAAAACGTGTTTATATGAAAATATGTATTTTCACATAATTTTACCAATACATAAAATCTAAAAAACATAATTATGGTAAAAATGTAAAAGATTGTAAACttaagtttttttaatttttatttttttttgcaaattgtAATTCATAATAATTTGTAAACTTGtgataacaaataataaaaacaaaagtaaaaaaaaacatgcaaagtttTGGTTTTAACGCACTAAAAAAGTAAAGAGTGATGTTAAGTAAAAccgtatttttttttgaaaatataaatggatttttttttatgttaatatCCCTAAaaagaatcatatatatatatatatatatatatatatatatatatatatgattctttTTAGGGGATATTAACATAAaaaaatccatatatatatatatatatatatatatatatatatatatatatatatatatatatatatatatatatatatatatatatatatatatatatatagtcaagatcaaataagaaggaaaattttgataggaaggtaagaaattttttatatgcatattttcttagaaaaaaaatgaaatgaatcattagatgattcaaaagtaagatgattcacaagaaaaaatttcgaaaaaaacacatttatgattcatttttaggtAAAGCAAGAAAAAAATttacttttatgacaattttagtgaatatcaacaaaatcatcataaaaatgaatcatcgaaatgttttttcgagattttttttggtgaatcatgttattattgATTCATTCGTTTTGTTCGCCAAAAAAATAAGtcgaaaaaaaatttcttaccttcctaccaaaaaaaaattcttaccggatatatatatatatatatatatatatatatatatatatatatatatatatatatatatatatatatatatatatatatatatatatatataaaatagatgTCTTCCCACGCAAAATAGCGACGATATATAGCTTTTTTTGGCAAATAGTTTCTTACCGGAatataattattagattttattattagttattatgtaataaaaataatcacttttaaataaaatatttatttttatacctatatttatattgtctatttatactattgatgtaaattaattaatatttgtgTCTAGAATAAGGAatgtaaataaatttatatatatgaattcaatattttaaaattttcatttggcTCCAAATTGaattttttagagtaaattacacgaatggtccctatggtttggggtaatatgCACgcttggtctctaacttattttttaaacttGGAAGGTTTCTATTGTTTGTTTTCGTTACgtgcttggtccctactgtttgtttttgttatacgtttggtccctatcttacctaaaaagactattatttaaatatttaaaaataatggGGTAGGTAAAGTAAGGTGATGGAGtgggattggaagtatgtttatttaaataaatcgaaaaatcaagggcaaaatagtctttttttaggtaagacagggaccaagcgcgtaacaaaaacaaacagtatggactttccgagttaaaaaaataagttagggaccaaacgcgcaaattaccctaaaccatagggactatttgtgtaatttactcaaatttTTAATTACTTTCCTTAATTTAAGTCTTCAAACTTTTGGCAAATATTAATGAATTATttatgcataattgatttgtacaaaaagttttataatttatacctcttaaaatgcaagatatgactaatatactttataatatagtataagatattatatatatatatatatatatatatatatatatatatatatatatatatatatatatatatatatatatatatatataaaataatgaaatatTTTGTTTGATTTAAAGGATGTAGATATGCCCTTCATTCTGAGAAGTGAattcttaaaaaaaatgtttttttaatgtaATTTACCAAACTGAAAAAGGTAAGTTTGGTGGTATGATTTGTAATTGTAAAGTGAAATGTAGTTTTAAAAATGATAACGGCTACTGTCATGTTGATGATAGTgtagaaataaaaacagattttgTTTGCGTGTTAGTTTTGGCGTCAAATGGAAGCAATAAAACAATGAAGAAATTCAATTTTAGGTGCCAACAGCCGATGCAGATGGTGGAACACAAAAATATAAACCCCTCCCTCCATTCCATCTTCCATATTCATTGATTCGTTCTCAATTCTCACACAACACTCTCACATTCTGCTTCATTTGGAGTAATCATCAACTTACCTAATCCACCATCACATGATGTGTTTTTGTTAACAGCCTCTTGTGTTTCTAATTCTAATCGCTAAGTACGTTTCGCAAGGTCCGATTCAGTGAATCCTCCTTTTGATAATCAATCACCTGTTTTGTTTCAACATATATATGTTCGTGTTCGCGTGTATTGGTTTTGGCGCTATCTTTGTTGTACCCGTACTCCATTTTCAACTGCTTTCATGAAGATTCAAACTCGTTTCAACTTTATTTTGTTTCAAAATTGCAGGCACTCCCAAGTCTTTCGGATTGCAGACCAATTCCGACGTCAATCAAGGTCAATTGGAAATTTtatattcatcttcaagttctTAGCAACGTTGATTTCCTCAACTGAAATTAGTATTTTCCTCATTTTGCATTTGTTATTGTATTCTGTATGTATCTATGTGACCAATATGTGTATGCTTTCAATCAAATAAGAAACTAATTAGGTCTCTGTTTTTACATGTTATTTTCTGTTTCAGATGGGAGAATTGACGGGGTATCAATTGGGGGTTATTGGTGCGTTGTTTCTATCTGTGGCATCATCTGTATCCATAGTCATCGTCAACAAAGCCCTGATGAGCAATCTTGGTTTTCCATTTGGTAAAATTTCTATATCTCCTTTCGTTGTTACTTCCATTTCAAGTAACCATCAATCCCCTCTACTCAATGGCTGGTTGTTAGACCATCATTGTCATTCAGAACAACTTAATCACTATTGGATATTGCCTAATTATTTTCTTGATACACGACATATTCGAACTATCATTGTACTTTATGCATAAATTATGGTACCCTTTTGTATGTATACTATACACATGCTAAATCagggttttgtttttatttattttttttatttgatttggtAGCTACAACATTGACTAGTTGGCATCTAATGGTAACATATTGCACGCTTCATGTGGCACATCGTTTGAATTTCTTTGAGAACAAGAGCATTGATATGAAGACTGTAATCCTATTTGGCATTCTAAATGGCGTTTCAATTGGTTTTCTTAACTTGAGCCTTGGATTCAACTCCATTGGTTTTTACCAGGTTTGTCTTTCTTCAATCTCAAGCATTCAAATTTCCCATACTACCCTTACACGAACAGTTTCAAATTAGCATTTGCATTTCTGGTTTGTGTGACAGATGACCAAACTTGCAATCATTCCTTTCACTGTCCTGTTAGAAACTCTTTTCTTGAAAAAACAATTCAGGtaattaaatgaagttttatttttgggtatattataacatttttttaatttcattaattaaaatatttgttTATTTTGAGTTATTGCAGCCAGAAAATAAAGTTATCTCTTTTCCTCCTACTTGTTGGAGTTGGAATTGCATCAGTGACTGATCTTCAGCTCAATTTTGTTGGCACAGTTCTCTCACTTCTAGCCATCATGACCACATGTGTTGGTCAAATTGTATCCTACCTCCCacttttttctatatatatatatatatatatatatatatatatatatatatatatatatatatatatatatatatatatatatattttattaaattcaaaaaaatatttattcaaaGTTGTTATTCTTAACAAAAGAATGAAAAAATCAGCTGACAAACACAATTCAAAAGCGACTAAATGTGACATCAACTCAGCTGCTATATCAATCAGCACCATTTCAAGCAGCTATTCTGTTTGTCACAGGCCCAATGGTAGACCAATACCTCACCAAGCAATATGTTTTTGCTTTCAAATATTCGCCTCTTGTTTTGGTATGTATTATTAATTCCAACATTACCCTTTTCCttctattttaattttaatttaaaatttatagcAATATATGGGTTGCAGGGATTTATAATACTTTCATGTGTGATTGCGGTTTCGGTGAATTTTAGTACATTTTTGGTGATTGGAAAAACATCACCTGTTACATACCAAGTACTTGGGCATTTAAAGACATGTCTTGTTCTTGGATTCGGGTATACATTGCTACATGACCCTTTCACTCAAAGAAACATCATTGGAATCCTTGTTGCCATTCTTGGAATGGGATTGTATTCCTACTTTTGCACACATGAAAACAAAAAGAAACAAATGCTTGATCTCTCTCCAGCTTCCCAGGTTACCCCCTATTTTTTAATCGAATTAAATCGGACCCCACATacgatcataataataataatgatttattatttttattttcagatTAAAGATAAAGATAGTAATACACCTCTGTTGGGACACCAAGAtaaagaaaatcattttgaagCCAAGAAAGCAACGAAAGACTCCCTTGTTTAAGCTAAAGCGACTGGTCTATATAGGGGATTTTTAATGTGTTTATTTTTCCTTTCCTTTTATCATGTAATTCAATTGAGTATCATGAAA containing:
- the LOC111899893 gene encoding uncharacterized protein LOC111899893, coding for MKSMYRSGVFKKSNGSAKLIITTIMGIVFGYFIGVSFPSVSLTKVIIPSSIYSPFDVTMREDQSKSLERSFPENLGSGNTPATPKIYVPSNPRGAESLPPGIVVPETDLYLRRLWGEPSEDLKKKPKYLVTFTVGWGQRDNIDKSIKKFSGDFQILLFHYDGLVTEWDQYEWSKQAIHISVKKQTKWWYAKRFLHPDIVAAYEYIFIWDEDLGVEHFNADKYIHLVKKHGLDISQPGLEPNNGLTWQMTKRRGDKEVHKDTEEKPGWCSDPHLPPCAAFVEIMAPVFSREAWRCVWHMIQNDLVHGWGLDFALRRCVKPAHEKIGVVDSQWIIHQVVPSLGSQGKSENGEAPWKGVRDRCRSEWALFQDRLANADKAYFKQTGRD
- the LOC111899891 gene encoding UDP-xylose transporter 1; amino-acid sequence: MGELTGYQLGVIGALFLSVASSVSIVIVNKALMSNLGFPFATTLTSWHLMVTYCTLHVAHRLNFFENKSIDMKTVILFGILNGVSIGFLNLSLGFNSIGFYQMTKLAIIPFTVLLETLFLKKQFSQKIKLSLFLLLVGVGIASVTDLQLNFVGTVLSLLAIMTTCVGQILTNTIQKRLNVTSTQLLYQSAPFQAAILFVTGPMVDQYLTKQYVFAFKYSPLVLGFIILSCVIAVSVNFSTFLVIGKTSPVTYQVLGHLKTCLVLGFGYTLLHDPFTQRNIIGILVAILGMGLYSYFCTHENKKKQMLDLSPASQIKDKDSNTPLLGHQDKENHFEAKKATKDSLV